The region GTGCGAACCTGAACGGGGGCAACGTCCGGACGCTAAAGACGATCACTGCTGTGCCACGCGGGATTACCGTTGACGCTACAGGCGATACCCTCTACTGGGCGAACTCACGCGGGCGTATCCAGAGCATGCAGACGGCGGGTAGCACGAAGTTGACGAACGTGTTGGAGAACCTTCGCAACCCGACGATCGTCGTCTCTAATGGACATCTGTATTGGACGGAGTCTATCGGCAGGATCCGTCGGATTGATCTCACAGACGCACAGTTAACGATCCAGAACATCGCTACAGGTTTAGGCGAGCCGTTAGGACTTTCCGTTGCGAAAGGGAAGGTTTACTGGATAGAACGGAACGCTGACGGCAGCGGGAGTCTGAATCGGTCGAACCTTGACGGGTCTAACGCGCAGGCGTTGAAGACCTTCGCCTCGGGTGTGCCGACCTCGCTTGCTGTGGATTCTGCGGACAACAAGATTTACTGGACGAAGGGTGCCGGTAAGATTCAACGTTCCAACCTTGCGGGTAAGTTCGTCCGAGACGTTGCTTCGGGTCTGATGGGTCCGACAGGTATTGCGTTGAGCATTGCAGTGACCGATGGCACGACTGCCGTGGCGACTCCAGGGACTCGGAATACGCAACAGACGAACAACGATCAGACGACTTTCTCGCGATATGATATCAACCGCGACGGTGCGGTGAATAACGCCGATACGCGGGCAGTTGCCGCAGCGATCGGACAGAGCGGTGCAGACATCGCGAATCCACGCACAGATGTGGATGGCAACGGCATGGTGGATGTAACCGACATTATCCTCGTTCTCGGTAACCTCGACGACGATGTCGCTGCCCCGACGCTTGCGATTGATATGAAGGCACTTGATATCGACTTTGATCGGGTGCAGGAACAGGTTGAGGTGTTGTTGGCATCAAGTGATGCGTCGATTGCGGCGCAGCGTGCGTTGTTGTATCTGCAACACTTGTTGGCATCCGCACGTCCTGACGAGACGGTGTTGTTGGCGAACTATCCGAACCCATTCAACCCGGAGACGTGGATACCGTATCACTTGGCGGAAAGCACGGATGTGAAAATCAACATCTACGATGCGCAAGGCGTGTTGGTGCGTGCGTTGACCGTGGGTCATCAATCGGCGGGTTACTATACCTCTCGGAGTCGTGCGGCGTATTGGGATGGTCGGAACGCATTCGGTGAACGCGTGGCGAGTGGAATCTATTTCTACCAGTTGGAAACCGATGAAATGTCGCCGCTGCGGAAGATGGTGATTTTGAAATAGCAAATAGCCGTCAGGGGTCAGGGCGGATTGCTACGCAATCCTTTCAGCGATCAGAAAGATAGGCGGCAACCCCAAGGGTTGCCCCTACGCAACGGTGGGTATCCACGAAGGTAGGCACAAGACCTACCCCTACTTTATAACGCTTGCGTCTTTGCTGATGGCTGACGGCTGAAAGCGAAACGAAGTGAAGCGTGCTGACGGCTAATCGGCACGTCCTGGGATGACGCTAAACTCACCCTGTCTTTTTAGGACGACATTAACCTCCTAAATTCAAACTAAATGCTGGCGGTCAGGGGGCCATGCGCGCAACGCGCGGAACTGACCAAACCTAATGTAGCGATGAGAACCGTCGACACTCTCATCGCTACGTTTTATTAAAGACCTGGGACGACACTGCCAATGGACGCGGTTCACAACGGATAACAGCCAACCGGCAAAGGCGGCTGAAGAGGAGGGGAAGATGCGTAGTAATTCAAAAGGCAGGATTCTCGCAGCCTGTGAGATGTCTTTCAAGGGGCGGAGCAATGCTGAGATTGCGTCCCACTTCAAGGTCACAGATTCGACGGTGTCTCGTTGGCGGCGGCTCGAGCTCTGGATTGATTTTGAAAAAGAGTTGGTTGCTGCGTATAAGGCGGCAGCCCTTCAGAAACATCAAGGCACCGATGCGGACACCGACCCGGCGTAACTCCCAAAAAAAGTCCTTCCGTCTTTTATAAGCATCAGGGGAGTACATATTTCGTTGAAGTTTCCTGCAAATGCCGCCCGTACGGGGACCGTGAATTTTGGGGGGGCGCATTTCTACAGAGATGTCACCCCTATAGGGTTGAAAAAATAATACCCTCCACTCCCGCTGGCGAGATTTGCGGCCTGCTCGCCCTGAGCCCTATGACATCTTTCGTCTATGGGCGGAAGAATAACCCTTGACGCAATATACCCTCTCACGTTAAAATTAGTAGCGGAGGATAACATCTATGTTGTCAAAGGGTATATCGTTCGTTGCCTGTTTTCTAATCGTTATAGTGGGTGCTGTGTGTGATGCTGTCGCGCAAACCCCACAAGACCTTTACGCCCGCGCTATGCAAGCCGCACGGCAAGGCGAATATCCACAGGCACTCCAATATCTTCATCGCGCTGTTGATTTAAACCCAGACTTTGCCAAAGCACACGCCGCTTTAGGCACAGTTTACCTCCAACTCGGTGACTTTCCCGCATCTGAGAAGGCACTTGCACACGCGATGCGTATGGCCCCTGATCTGGTTCAGGCTAAGTCCAATCTCGCCTTGCTCTACGCGAGAACCGAACGCTTTGATGACGCTATCCGGGTTTATCAAGACCTTATTCAAAAGCACCCCGAATCATTGCAAGTATGGTTGGGTATCGCCTCTGCCTATCAGCAGGCGGATCGATATAAAGAGGCGATTGAAGCCTATCAGGAAAGCCTTAAACGTTCCCCCAACCACACCGCCGCGATGAGCAATCTCGCCTCTTGTTATGAAGCCGTCAAACAGGAGGGACAAGCAATCCGCTATTACAAAGCTGCCTTAGCACAAGACCCCAACCTCTCTATGGCAAATGGGAACTTGGGTGCTATCTATCAAAAACAGGGGGAATTGGATAAGGCACTCCCGCTTTTAGAAAAGGCTGTCCGACACGATCCGCGGTTTACTGCCGCACGGTATTGCCTCGGCTTGGTTCTCACGAAAAAGCGTCAATTCCAACGTGCCGCTATGGAATACCAGCGAGTTATTGCACAACAGAACGATCACGTCGGTGCCTACTATAACCTCGCCCAAGCACTCTTCCGACTCAAACGACCTGAAGAGGGAAAGCAGGCGATGGAAATCTACTGTCGCCTCAACGCGATCGCACAGGAGATTGAAGACCGCGAACGCGCCATTCTCATTGAACCGAATAACCCGCTGAAACAGTATCAACTTGGGCTTGTTTATGCGAAATACGGGAAGTTTCCGAAGGCGATCTCGGCGTTTCAGACAGCCTTAGCGTTGGATGCCAAGGCGCACTATGCACTGAACGCCTTAGCGCGACTTTACATTCTGCAAGGGATCGAGTCGCAGGATGCTATCGCACACGCTGAAAAAGCGTTTCACCTTACACAATCACCGCAGTATATGCACACACTCGCTTTGGCTTATTTTCAAGCAGGCAAGCGTGAAAACGCCCTAAAAGCAATTCAGACTGCAATCGAAATGGATCCTGAAAACGATGCCTTTCGACAGACCTTGACCAAAATGAAGGAGGCAGATGAAAAGACAAAATAAAGGTATAAATATCT is a window of Candidatus Poribacteria bacterium DNA encoding:
- a CDS encoding T9SS type A sorting domain-containing protein, giving the protein PVSGVSVSFSVTAGGGSVSPTSATTNNNGRAQTTLTLGDDPGENTVRASVTGVSPVTFKATSGAEVLLNASQRPPMYWISRNEGKLYRLVDDEIESLAPNLTGITNVAVDAANNVLYLSVQTGENRGDIRRANLNGGNVRTLKTITAVPRGITVDATGDTLYWANSRGRIQSMQTAGSTKLTNVLENLRNPTIVVSNGHLYWTESIGRIRRIDLTDAQLTIQNIATGLGEPLGLSVAKGKVYWIERNADGSGSLNRSNLDGSNAQALKTFASGVPTSLAVDSADNKIYWTKGAGKIQRSNLAGKFVRDVASGLMGPTGIALSIAVTDGTTAVATPGTRNTQQTNNDQTTFSRYDINRDGAVNNADTRAVAAAIGQSGADIANPRTDVDGNGMVDVTDIILVLGNLDDDVAAPTLAIDMKALDIDFDRVQEQVEVLLASSDASIAAQRALLYLQHLLASARPDETVLLANYPNPFNPETWIPYHLAESTDVKINIYDAQGVLVRALTVGHQSAGYYTSRSRAAYWDGRNAFGERVASGIYFYQLETDEMSPLRKMVILK
- a CDS encoding tetratricopeptide repeat protein, which gives rise to MLSKGISFVACFLIVIVGAVCDAVAQTPQDLYARAMQAARQGEYPQALQYLHRAVDLNPDFAKAHAALGTVYLQLGDFPASEKALAHAMRMAPDLVQAKSNLALLYARTERFDDAIRVYQDLIQKHPESLQVWLGIASAYQQADRYKEAIEAYQESLKRSPNHTAAMSNLASCYEAVKQEGQAIRYYKAALAQDPNLSMANGNLGAIYQKQGELDKALPLLEKAVRHDPRFTAARYCLGLVLTKKRQFQRAAMEYQRVIAQQNDHVGAYYNLAQALFRLKRPEEGKQAMEIYCRLNAIAQEIEDRERAILIEPNNPLKQYQLGLVYAKYGKFPKAISAFQTALALDAKAHYALNALARLYILQGIESQDAIAHAEKAFHLTQSPQYMHTLALAYFQAGKRENALKAIQTAIEMDPENDAFRQTLTKMKEADEKTK